The genomic DNA ATTATCGCAACATTACTAGCTGCGACGATTGGAGTGGTGATTGAAAAATGGAAATGAGATTAGACGTATTATTACTTTTATTAGCAGCCGGTGCTGTCACACTCGTGCCACGTATTTTACCTCTACTCGTATTTAGCAAACTTCAAATTCCAGACTGGGGTTTAAAATGGTTAAATTACATACCAATTGCGATATTAGCAGCACTTTTAGCACAAGTTTTATTTATGTATGAGACGATGCAGTGGGATTACCTTATCGCAGCAATTCCAACATTTCTTGTCGCAATATATACTCGCAGTCTATTAGGTACAGTATTAACTGGCGTGATTGTGATTATTTTGTTACGTTTCTTTTTCTAAAAAGGATTCAGCTCATATAATAGCGAAAAGTGTAATTACATGAAAGATATAGGGGTGGTGTTATGATACTTTTAACGATAGGAGCAATTTTGTTAACGCTGTTTATTTTCTTTATTATCGGTTTTATTACATTTATGATGTTTGTTGATAGGGCGACACCTCAAATTTATTATACACCTTGTGAATCAGTGACAGTGAAATCTAAAGGTAAACATAGAAGGAAGAAAAGTTGAAAGTTGACTTTTCTTCCTTCTTTACTATTTGGCTGGTTATTGCTTATGCTTTATATTTTATAATTCCATGTATGATGCAATATAAAAAGATAGAGAGATGTTCCAAAGATAGCTGAGTAACTATTTTTGGAACATCCATTTTTGTCCGCGGTGTATAAATACTTGTGTTTGTATTAATTTTAAAGACCAAATTATATAGACCGGTCGTTCGTTTCATAAATATACCTTAAAAAAGAATTCAATTTAATATCAAATTTGTGTATAAATGCTCTATACACAAGGGTAAAACCTTTTGATATACTGTATCCTAAAATGACACCCATACAATTAAATATTACATCGTTTATATCGACATATCGAAAAGTGAATCCGGCATAAAGTGCTGATAAAAGTTGTAAAGTTTCTAATAAGATTCCTAATACAATCCCTAATAAAACAACATGTTTGAAATTCGTCTTTTTTATATAAGGAAAACCAAAGCCAAAAGGAATTGTTAGTAGTATATTAAGTATTGATGTTGTTATAGCAAAATGTTCCGTGTTAAATGGTATAAAATTAGCATCTCTCCATACATTTTGTCCAATTTCTTTTTTCATATTTTCATCTATAATAATTGGGAATTGGGTATAATTAAATACCATACAAAGGTACAAATAAAATATTGAGAAAAATAGTAAGTGCATGTTTCTCTTTTTTAGGTGTAACTTAAAAAAGAGAAGTAAAAATAACAACATAATAAACGCTCCAATAAGAATAAAACCATCAAAGTCAATTAGCATGTGTAAAACCCTCATATTTTCATATTTAAACTATGATGTCTAATAATAGACATCATAGTTTAGTGGTAATATTTTAATTAGATATTTTTCCATTCCCTCGTATATTTTGTCCATCGTCATTTGTTTTCCAAATAAATAAGTAGTATTCATTTGAATTTGTATCAACATTATATGCACCAGAGAAAGATTTATTTATGCCGCCATTAACTGTTCCATAACTAGGATCCGAACCCCATGCAGATCTATACAGAGTATAATTTACATCGTAAGGTCCCACAGCTCCTCCATCAGTAGAATATACATATGCACTCCCATTGATATATACACTACCTTTAGAAAGTGTGTGAAATTGTTTGTTTTTACTACCATCTACCACTCGATAGTCCATTTTAAAACTGTAACTACTAGATGCTGCTAATGTTGGTATAGCGAAACATGTCATTAAAGTTAAGGCAGTGATAATAGAAAAAATTTTTGTCTTCATATGTTTCTCCCTGTTAATTTATTGTTGAGAGGCCTTCTCAATAAAGAGGATAATCTATTTAATTGAACACGTAAATAATAAAGTATAAAGATTAATAATTTTTTACATTGGTTTTACGATCATTAAGAAAATGCCATATAGTTTCAATTTGTTTAAAAGAAGAGAGTTCAATTGTTAAAAAATAATTAGAGAATTGATTAAAACTGGTATGATTATACGACTTCAAAAGTATATTGAGGAGAATGAAGCGGCCGGGCAGTTCTTTAGTACTATGGATTTAATAATCACATTAAGATTAAGGGGAAATTAAAAGACCCAAACTTGATATTATACCAAGTTCAGGTCAAAGCTGTTAATGAAAGAAAGTAATTAGGTCTTTACTCCCATTTCATAGTCACATCCCCGAAAGAACTAACAAAAACAGCCCAAATATAAAACTCATAAAGGAAAGAAAACCGATACATATGGAGAACACACGACTATTTCTCCATTCACGCCAGAAAGTTATAAAACCTAAAATACAAAGGGAAAACCAAATGGGCAAGAATATGAACTCGCTAACTTTCTCAGGGAGTAACGTATAAAAAGATGTTAAATATAAGATCCAATTTGTAAAGAATAATAGGCAAACGATAATGGATTGTAAGTAGGGACGTTTTAAAAATGTCCCTTTTTTAATGGTTATAAAAATGATAGTTAGCGCTGAGAAAAAGGCAATGAATATGAAAATAAGTAAGAGTAATGTAAGCGTCATTTGAGCCTCCTTTATAAGAGTGTTTTTACCCCGCATTAATGGGCAGTAAGATCCCACCTCAAAATTCAGCTTAAGAAAAGAGGTTAGGTGGGGGATCAACTGCCCGTAAAAGCCCGATTGGTGAGGGCTAATAATCAGTGGGGGATAAAGAGTCCCCTACTGATTAAAGTTTCACTTTACAAGAAACGAATCTATTAAATGGTATGCTTGTTTTGTAGAGTGCACGTTATATTTTTCAGTGTACGGATTTAGAAAACCATGTTCACCGTGTAGTTGTTGTATTTCTAATAAAGGATTCTTTTGTTGCTGCAATGTTTGGATTAAAGAGGATACTGAAAAACTAGATTCTTTTTCAGGGAATATAAGTAATGTAGCGCATGTAGGTTTTATGTGAACATAGTCGCGTATACGAGAACCGTAACATCCGATAATAAAATCTATTTTCGGATTGTTACTACATAGCCATGAGATGGTAGCTCCAACGCTAAAGCCGATAAGTCCAATATGTGTATAATTACGTGAAAGAGTATTGATGAATTCTTCAATTTGGTATTTCCCATCATCAAATCCAACATGATTTACAAAATATTCATATGCTTTTTCTTCATTACTATAATGAAATGCAGGTTGCGATTGTAGCAGATTAGGACAGAATACATCTATTTGAGATGAAGTGAAGTGGTCGGTAACGTGATGCATATGATCGTTCACACCATATATTTCATGAACAACAACGAGAGCTAATTTTTTCTT from Bacillus basilensis includes the following:
- a CDS encoding DUF3951 domain-containing protein, which encodes MILLTIGAILLTLFIFFIIGFITFMMFVDRATPQIYYTPCESVTVKSKGKHRRKKS
- a CDS encoding AzlD domain-containing protein; translated protein: MEMRLDVLLLLLAAGAVTLVPRILPLLVFSKLQIPDWGLKWLNYIPIAILAALLAQVLFMYETMQWDYLIAAIPTFLVAIYTRSLLGTVLTGVIVIILLRFFF
- a CDS encoding VanZ family protein, encoding MLIDFDGFILIGAFIMLLFLLLFFKLHLKKRNMHLLFFSIFYLYLCMVFNYTQFPIIIDENMKKEIGQNVWRDANFIPFNTEHFAITTSILNILLTIPFGFGFPYIKKTNFKHVVLLGIVLGILLETLQLLSALYAGFTFRYVDINDVIFNCMGVILGYSISKGFTLVYRAFIHKFDIKLNSFLRYIYETNDRSI
- a CDS encoding dienelactone hydrolase family protein, yielding MKKKLALVVVHEIYGVNDHMHHVTDHFTSSQIDVFCPNLLQSQPAFHYSNEEKAYEYFVNHVGFDDGKYQIEEFINTLSRNYTHIGLIGFSVGATISWLCSNNPKIDFIIGCYGSRIRDYVHIKPTCATLLIFPEKESSFSVSSLIQTLQQQKNPLLEIQQLHGEHGFLNPYTEKYNVHSTKQAYHLIDSFLVK